In Methylacidiphilum infernorum V4, a single window of DNA contains:
- the amoB gene encoding bacterial ammonia monooxygenase, subunit AmoB → MKNNNIKGLFLTFISIIYGVLMLINAPPVYSSGIGERAQEAILRMRTAQFYDVRFSTNHLKVGEDLVVTGKVMILPIWPHELGFSGIGYINFFEPGPRLVRKETVVNGQPLFSSMIIKLGDNYEFKEVLTARQPGNWPVGVTMNIKDIGPIVGPSIKVAIDPSNSPFTYIIKTLTGQTVNLENYGLSRAFGWSMLWVFLGIGWLYYWLILKPTAPRLGLAYLEKEEELITKKDTQFGLLFLAIVVILVFGGAFITSKQFPIVVPLQKTFVRIDPLAPEPAFVEAKVTKATYNVQQRSLDFDLQVTNKGTDKVYLKRFQTANVAFLNPSAPNNQWASDSPEVNGGELQITPSEPILAGETKTLHVKAQGSAWEVERLSTIYKETASRFGGLLFFSDTEGRRNIIAIADQFVVPVFE, encoded by the coding sequence ATGAAAAATAACAACATTAAAGGATTATTTTTAACGTTTATCAGTATTATTTATGGGGTATTGATGCTGATCAATGCTCCACCGGTATATTCATCTGGAATTGGTGAAAGAGCACAAGAAGCTATTCTGAGGATGAGGACAGCTCAATTCTATGATGTAAGATTTTCTACAAATCATTTAAAAGTTGGGGAAGATTTGGTCGTTACTGGAAAGGTAATGATTCTACCTATTTGGCCACATGAACTAGGATTTTCAGGTATTGGATACATTAACTTTTTTGAGCCAGGCCCAAGACTTGTACGTAAAGAAACAGTGGTAAACGGCCAACCCCTATTTTCAAGTATGATTATAAAATTAGGAGATAACTATGAATTTAAGGAAGTTCTTACAGCTAGGCAACCAGGAAATTGGCCCGTTGGTGTAACCATGAACATAAAGGATATAGGCCCAATTGTAGGACCTTCAATCAAGGTTGCTATAGATCCTTCCAATTCACCTTTTACATATATAATCAAAACATTGACAGGACAGACGGTAAACTTAGAAAATTATGGCTTGAGTAGAGCGTTTGGTTGGTCAATGTTATGGGTGTTTTTAGGAATAGGATGGTTATATTATTGGCTGATACTTAAACCTACAGCCCCAAGACTAGGCCTAGCATATTTAGAAAAAGAAGAGGAACTTATTACAAAAAAAGATACACAATTTGGTCTTTTGTTCCTTGCTATAGTGGTGATTCTTGTCTTTGGCGGTGCATTTATTACATCAAAACAATTTCCGATTGTTGTTCCTTTGCAGAAAACATTCGTTAGAATAGATCCTTTGGCTCCTGAACCTGCTTTTGTAGAAGCTAAGGTGACCAAAGCAACATATAACGTTCAACAGCGTAGCCTGGATTTTGATTTACAAGTTACAAATAAAGGTACTGATAAAGTCTATTTAAAAAGATTTCAAACGGCTAATGTTGCCTTTCTAAATCCAAGTGCACCTAACAACCAGTGGGCTTCTGATTCTCCGGAAGTAAACGGAGGAGAATTACAAATTACACCGTCTGAACCTATTCTAGCTGGTGAAACAAAAACACTTCATGTCAAAGCTCAAGGTTCTGCGTGGGAAGTTGAAAGATTATCAACCATATACAAAGAAACAGCTTCACGATTTGGAGGACTACTCTTCTTTAGTGATACAGAAGGAAGAAGAAATATTATAGCGATAGCAGATCAATTCGTAGTACCTGTTTTTGAGTAA
- a CDS encoding methane monooxygenase/ammonia monooxygenase subunit A: MQTQTIKTSPELQKEGLEIGKRIQFVAWVIIGMTVTVGTFASQSLLEGDWSFWIDWKDRRYFPILGVISYMLMLVSVQSACWIKARLPMGMTLCAVGINLWQWFERYINWWGWFSYPMNELFPETVIPCAIAADCVLLLSKKLLLTYLFGAYAFALTFYPANWVMIAPFHQPIEALGQTLSIADYIGFSYVRSAIPEYLRMIESGTLRTFEGGALGPAIFFSGVVGIAIYAIFWWIGDQFTRNRWVKKI; encoded by the coding sequence ATGCAAACTCAGACTATTAAAACTTCCCCTGAATTGCAGAAGGAAGGATTGGAAATTGGAAAAAGAATACAATTTGTTGCTTGGGTTATTATCGGAATGACCGTTACGGTAGGAACCTTTGCATCCCAATCGTTATTGGAAGGAGATTGGAGTTTTTGGATTGATTGGAAAGATCGGCGTTATTTTCCCATATTGGGAGTTATTTCTTACATGTTAATGTTGGTCAGCGTTCAGTCAGCCTGTTGGATTAAAGCTAGACTACCAATGGGTATGACACTATGTGCTGTTGGTATTAATCTATGGCAGTGGTTCGAAAGGTATATTAACTGGTGGGGTTGGTTTAGTTATCCAATGAATGAACTCTTTCCAGAAACCGTAATACCTTGTGCAATAGCTGCTGATTGCGTGCTTTTATTATCAAAGAAGCTTTTGTTAACTTATTTGTTTGGCGCATATGCTTTTGCTTTGACATTTTATCCGGCGAATTGGGTAATGATTGCCCCATTTCATCAACCAATTGAAGCTTTAGGTCAAACTTTGAGTATAGCAGATTATATAGGATTTTCTTATGTTCGGTCTGCCATACCAGAATATTTAAGAATGATAGAAAGCGGAACATTACGTACATTTGAAGGAGGAGCTTTAGGACCGGCTATATTTTTTAGCGGTGTAGTTGGTATAGCCATATATGCAATTTTCTGGTGGATAGGAGATCAATTTACAAGAAATCGTTGGGTAAAGAAAATATAA
- a CDS encoding methane monooxygenase/ammonia monooxygenase subunit C codes for MANERIATAGAMEVTTSIEVVPKKEYFNNWRFYLYCILLSLFYGACMLYQRAFAITKGIDYTSQEFQQYWMTLFWGITIMNVVIWAVTWGWIWYVYRDRHLDQVTPGEELKRWYSNWLLTLGVYAWALVWAVFFVEQDGVWHSSMVRDTEFTPSHIFNFYLSWPIFINFGVAGLMLTRTRLPVMGKKWLLPLVMEVAWPIMFIPLIGENEWGHSAWILEEWFAAPLHWTFVPFAWAAVWFLGNGFDMFPRIAAVLKATYFGEKCMSAAEAMENPEEATNPVHTLPGM; via the coding sequence ATGGCAAATGAACGCATAGCAACTGCAGGAGCAATGGAGGTAACGACCAGTATTGAAGTTGTTCCCAAAAAAGAATATTTCAATAACTGGAGGTTTTATCTCTATTGCATCTTATTATCGCTCTTTTATGGGGCTTGTATGCTTTATCAAAGAGCTTTTGCTATAACAAAAGGAATTGATTATACCTCACAAGAATTCCAGCAATACTGGATGACTCTTTTTTGGGGTATAACCATAATGAATGTGGTTATATGGGCTGTAACGTGGGGATGGATATGGTATGTATATAGGGATAGACATCTTGATCAAGTAACTCCAGGAGAGGAGCTAAAAAGATGGTATTCAAATTGGCTTCTGACTCTTGGAGTATATGCGTGGGCTTTGGTATGGGCTGTGTTTTTTGTTGAGCAAGATGGGGTTTGGCATTCTTCAATGGTCAGAGATACGGAGTTTACTCCAAGTCATATTTTTAATTTTTATCTGAGTTGGCCAATTTTTATTAATTTTGGAGTTGCAGGTTTAATGCTTACTCGAACGAGGCTACCTGTAATGGGTAAAAAGTGGTTGCTTCCTTTAGTTATGGAAGTGGCCTGGCCAATTATGTTTATCCCATTAATTGGAGAAAATGAGTGGGGACATAGTGCTTGGATACTTGAAGAATGGTTTGCTGCCCCGCTGCATTGGACGTTTGTTCCCTTTGCATGGGCTGCTGTATGGTTTTTAGGCAACGGTTTTGACATGTTTCCAAGGATAGCTGCTGTTTTAAAGGCAACCTATTTTGGAGAAAAATGCATGTCTGCTGCGGAAGCAATGGAAAATCCTGAGGAAGCCACAAATCCGGTACACACGTTACCCGGAATGTAA
- a CDS encoding VOC family protein, with protein MMVHRFLHTRYRVSNLEKAVSYFVNVLGLQEVGRITSPRGSKLVFLKAPESQELLELCEYPGSGNVVVPPDLTHLAFSVPDLKEARIRCDKMGWPFTDEIQQAENGQYFTFIDAPDGYEIELIEEKKDNPS; from the coding sequence ATGATGGTACATCGTTTTCTACACACCAGGTATCGAGTATCCAACCTAGAAAAAGCCGTATCCTATTTTGTAAATGTTCTTGGATTGCAAGAAGTAGGGAGAATTACTTCTCCAAGGGGATCAAAATTGGTTTTTTTAAAGGCTCCGGAAAGCCAAGAACTTCTCGAACTTTGTGAATACCCGGGAAGTGGTAATGTGGTTGTTCCGCCTGACCTTACGCACTTGGCTTTTTCGGTACCTGATCTTAAAGAAGCGCGTATCCGATGTGATAAAATGGGATGGCCATTTACGGATGAAATTCAGCAAGCAGAGAATGGACAATACTTTACTTTCATTGATGCTCCTGATGGCTATGAAATTGAGCTCATAGAAGAAAAAAAGGATAATCCTTCTTAA
- a CDS encoding GMC family oxidoreductase — protein sequence MATISNDTFDVCVIGTGAGGGNLIRELCLQGVKVVALEAGPRLDPEKDFENDEWAMFLKTAWLDPRETRGKDITGLPAWTCKTVGGTTLHWAGASLRIQPWEFQVKSIYGKLPKANLADWPISYEELLPYYEKAEKLLGVSGRVMPLQPGNTNFLVMKKGADKLGIKAKAGFMAINSIPYDGRPPCDQCGFCFQGCTIKAKWNVLYEAIPKAEQTGNLDLRPQCQALRIETNTQKKAHRVVYADATGNLHSVKAKVICVACNSIETARLLLNSESSQFPHGLANGSGMVGKNYMRHLTASSYAIFPNPVHAYKGITMMGLIEDFANNEPKRGFVGGFHLETIMLGPAFLSVFIRPGPKTSSPDALALWGDPLKNLMENYTHVAGMWIVGEDIPQETNGVSLHKEKKDRFGMPIPVVTFNDHPNDIKMREFAWQKAKEIYEAAGAIKVFNTPPYPATHNLGTCRMGTNPDTSVTNGYGQCHEVKNLFISDGSLFPTGACENPTLTISALAIRQAEYIIKEMKANRL from the coding sequence ATGGCTACTATTTCAAATGATACTTTTGATGTATGTGTGATAGGAACGGGAGCGGGCGGAGGAAATTTAATCCGAGAACTGTGTCTTCAAGGGGTAAAGGTTGTCGCACTTGAAGCAGGCCCTCGACTCGATCCTGAAAAAGATTTTGAAAATGATGAATGGGCAATGTTCTTGAAAACAGCTTGGTTGGATCCTCGTGAAACCCGCGGAAAAGACATAACCGGTCTTCCCGCTTGGACGTGTAAAACGGTAGGAGGAACAACTCTACATTGGGCCGGAGCTTCATTGCGCATTCAACCCTGGGAATTTCAAGTCAAATCCATCTATGGAAAGCTTCCAAAAGCGAATCTTGCTGATTGGCCTATTAGCTATGAGGAACTTCTTCCCTATTATGAAAAAGCGGAAAAGCTTCTTGGTGTCTCAGGCCGTGTTATGCCATTGCAACCGGGGAATACCAATTTTTTAGTGATGAAAAAAGGGGCTGATAAACTTGGCATTAAGGCTAAAGCGGGTTTTATGGCCATTAATAGTATTCCCTATGATGGGAGACCCCCTTGTGATCAATGTGGTTTTTGCTTTCAAGGATGTACCATTAAAGCCAAATGGAATGTCTTATATGAAGCCATCCCCAAAGCAGAGCAAACAGGAAACTTGGATTTAAGACCCCAATGTCAAGCTCTTCGGATAGAAACAAATACGCAGAAAAAAGCCCACCGTGTTGTCTATGCTGATGCCACAGGTAATCTTCATTCCGTAAAGGCAAAAGTTATTTGTGTAGCTTGTAACAGTATTGAAACGGCAAGACTTTTGTTAAACTCCGAATCTTCACAATTTCCCCACGGTTTAGCTAATGGCAGTGGAATGGTAGGCAAAAATTACATGCGCCATCTCACCGCCTCCTCTTATGCTATTTTTCCTAATCCTGTTCATGCCTACAAAGGGATAACAATGATGGGGCTTATTGAAGATTTTGCCAATAATGAGCCCAAAAGAGGTTTTGTAGGAGGATTTCATCTTGAAACCATTATGCTTGGGCCAGCCTTTTTATCCGTTTTTATTAGACCAGGTCCAAAGACTTCCTCCCCTGATGCTCTTGCATTATGGGGAGATCCTCTTAAGAACCTTATGGAGAATTACACCCATGTTGCGGGCATGTGGATCGTGGGTGAAGATATCCCCCAAGAAACGAATGGGGTTAGTCTTCATAAAGAAAAAAAAGATCGCTTTGGGATGCCTATACCCGTCGTTACCTTTAACGATCATCCCAATGACATAAAAATGAGAGAGTTTGCATGGCAAAAAGCCAAAGAAATTTATGAGGCTGCCGGAGCCATAAAAGTATTCAATACACCTCCCTATCCAGCCACCCACAACTTAGGAACATGTCGGATGGGAACCAATCCCGATACTTCGGTCACCAACGGTTATGGGCAATGCCACGAGGTAAAAAATCTCTTTATTTCAGATGGAAGCTTATTTCCTACCGGAGCCTGCGAAAACCCGACTCTTACCATTTCCGCTTTGGCCATTCGTCAAGCTGAATACATTATTAAGGAGATGAAAGCCAACAGACTTTAG
- a CDS encoding FAD-binding oxidoreductase produces the protein MNRLVHRDRALKSLTEYFPKDCLLLQKEDLIPYSFDATAIFQRLPLAVVFPRHVEDILWLLQWSKSNHVSIIPRGSGTSLCGGAVPAENSIVLSMAKWTKILEIDPANLTLLVEPGVTTQAIQQEAEKYSLFYPPDPGSYKISTIGGNIGHNSGGIRGLKYGVTRNYVMGMEVVIPRGQVLWLGNKCMKDSAGYSLKDLFIGSEGTLGIVTKILLRLLPKPKARRLIVASFRSLEKASEASSAIIASALIPSAMEFLDQKTIHCIEEYSAAGFPKESEAVLLIESDGHPEAVQEEIIQISNVIKKHEPLEIKIAEDSTQQEKLWSARKVAFSALARKAPTVLLEDITVPRNVLAQMIRQIQKISRENGVEIAVYAHMGDGNLHPVFLANEKDSQLMTKINKAMKEVFLYAIELNGTITGEHGVGLAKKEFLPFQYSKESLELLKEIKNVLDPDRLLNPGKIFD, from the coding sequence ATGAATCGTCTTGTTCATCGAGATAGAGCTCTAAAGAGCTTGACGGAATATTTTCCTAAAGACTGTCTTTTGTTGCAAAAAGAAGATCTGATTCCTTATAGCTTTGATGCTACGGCCATTTTTCAGCGCTTGCCTTTAGCCGTCGTTTTCCCTCGCCATGTTGAAGACATTCTTTGGCTCCTTCAATGGTCTAAATCAAACCACGTTTCTATCATTCCCCGCGGATCAGGAACGAGTTTATGCGGTGGAGCGGTTCCTGCAGAAAACTCGATAGTGCTTTCCATGGCTAAATGGACAAAAATCCTTGAAATTGATCCGGCTAACCTTACCCTTTTGGTAGAACCGGGCGTTACGACCCAGGCTATCCAACAGGAAGCGGAAAAATACTCGCTTTTCTACCCTCCAGATCCAGGCTCTTACAAAATTTCCACCATAGGCGGCAATATCGGGCATAATTCTGGAGGCATTAGAGGATTAAAATACGGTGTCACTCGAAACTACGTGATGGGTATGGAGGTAGTCATCCCTAGGGGTCAAGTTTTATGGCTAGGGAATAAGTGCATGAAAGACTCTGCGGGATACTCTTTGAAAGATCTTTTTATCGGTTCTGAAGGAACCCTAGGTATTGTGACAAAAATATTGCTTCGACTCCTCCCAAAGCCCAAGGCCAGGCGGCTTATCGTTGCTTCCTTTCGTTCCCTAGAGAAAGCATCCGAAGCTTCCTCAGCGATTATCGCTTCAGCATTGATCCCAAGCGCAATGGAATTCCTCGATCAAAAAACCATCCATTGTATTGAAGAATACTCTGCTGCAGGCTTCCCCAAGGAAAGCGAAGCGGTTTTGCTTATTGAATCCGACGGACACCCCGAAGCAGTACAGGAAGAAATTATACAAATCTCCAACGTCATCAAAAAGCATGAGCCCTTAGAGATTAAGATCGCCGAAGATTCAACTCAGCAAGAAAAACTCTGGAGTGCAAGAAAAGTTGCCTTTTCTGCTCTTGCAAGAAAAGCCCCCACCGTCCTTTTAGAAGACATCACTGTTCCAAGAAATGTTTTAGCTCAAATGATTCGCCAAATTCAAAAAATTTCTCGAGAAAATGGAGTCGAAATAGCGGTTTATGCACACATGGGAGATGGGAATCTTCATCCGGTATTCTTAGCCAATGAAAAAGACAGCCAGTTAATGACAAAAATTAACAAGGCCATGAAAGAGGTTTTCCTTTATGCTATTGAACTCAATGGGACGATTACGGGTGAACATGGAGTAGGGTTAGCAAAGAAAGAGTTTCTTCCTTTCCAATATTCAAAAGAGAGCCTTGAACTCCTTAAAGAAATAAAAAACGTTCTCGATCCTGACCGTCTCTTAAATCCTGGAAAAATCTTCGATTAA
- a CDS encoding (Fe-S)-binding protein — protein MNNISSNSSLSTLDRSILQKCIHCGMCLPSCPTYQETKIERNSPRGRISLMKAIAENAMELTPEFAHELYFCLGCLACQSACPVGVDYKTLFEASRQDIEKSKVLNNFFRLTARTLLIKFLFLSPTRLRTFGKLLRLFQKTGLDKWINGFPFLPQKLREMALELPPIAPRFSFELISSHEIPSGNKSLYKVGLLTGCVQDLVFPNINRDTADVLLHNGCEVFCPPRQGCCGSLHAHNGEIETAQQLAKALISAFPVERLDGIITNSAGCGSHLKHFAELFPKGSEWRKKAEKWDQKVYDIHEWLVKIGYSIPKPTSLTIHSIRVTYHDACHLCHGQKIKNEPRKILKSLPNVEFVELKDADNCCGSAGIYNILQPAMAKKLLLKKIERIKETTASVVCTANPGCLLFIQKGLREQALNQQPVHPISLLAHYYRLTNQDSLEVPQSKV, from the coding sequence ATGAACAACATCAGTTCCAACTCTTCTCTTTCAACCTTGGATCGGTCTATTCTGCAAAAATGCATCCACTGTGGAATGTGCCTGCCTAGCTGTCCCACCTACCAAGAAACAAAAATTGAACGCAACAGTCCACGGGGCAGAATTTCTTTAATGAAAGCTATCGCGGAAAACGCCATGGAACTCACACCCGAATTCGCCCATGAGCTTTATTTTTGTCTTGGTTGCCTTGCCTGCCAGTCAGCCTGTCCCGTGGGCGTGGATTATAAAACCCTTTTTGAAGCCTCAAGACAGGATATAGAAAAGTCTAAAGTATTGAATAACTTCTTTAGGCTGACGGCGAGAACTTTACTGATTAAATTTTTGTTCCTTTCTCCGACTAGGCTCAGAACCTTTGGTAAGCTGCTTCGGCTGTTCCAGAAAACGGGATTGGACAAATGGATAAACGGTTTTCCCTTCCTGCCCCAAAAACTCAGAGAAATGGCGCTTGAACTTCCTCCCATTGCTCCCCGCTTTTCTTTTGAACTTATTTCTTCCCATGAAATCCCCTCCGGCAATAAAAGCCTATATAAAGTCGGTTTGTTGACGGGTTGTGTGCAAGATTTAGTCTTTCCAAACATTAACAGGGACACTGCTGATGTCCTTCTCCATAATGGCTGCGAAGTCTTCTGTCCACCCAGGCAGGGATGTTGCGGTTCTCTTCATGCCCATAATGGAGAAATTGAAACGGCCCAACAGTTAGCCAAGGCATTGATCTCCGCCTTTCCCGTGGAACGACTCGACGGGATCATCACCAACTCCGCGGGTTGCGGCTCTCATCTCAAGCACTTTGCAGAGCTTTTCCCTAAAGGTTCGGAGTGGAGAAAAAAGGCGGAAAAGTGGGACCAAAAAGTCTACGACATTCATGAATGGTTGGTAAAGATTGGTTACAGCATTCCAAAGCCGACCTCTTTAACTATCCACTCCATCCGGGTCACCTACCATGATGCCTGCCATCTTTGTCATGGCCAAAAGATTAAAAATGAGCCTAGAAAAATACTCAAGTCTTTACCTAACGTGGAGTTTGTTGAACTCAAAGATGCAGACAACTGTTGCGGGAGTGCGGGGATATATAATATTCTACAGCCAGCAATGGCTAAAAAGCTCCTTTTAAAAAAAATAGAACGAATCAAGGAAACAACAGCTTCGGTCGTATGTACGGCAAATCCAGGTTGCCTTCTTTTCATACAAAAAGGATTAAGAGAACAAGCATTAAATCAACAACCCGTTCATCCCATATCCCTCTTGGCCCATTACTACCGGTTGACTAATCAAGATTCTCTTGAAGTTCCCCAATCTAAAGTTTAA
- a CDS encoding cytochrome c3 family protein, translating into MKKTTNSLLALLIFPSFIAAAASVTDYNPSPPFELSQLKPVELKDEINKKTIQAYQPKNPYNIFINYELGMHCVGFDISYCCVIPPYNSIQAQAVESGMDGKKPKLLTPEDKIKLYYYLKDNSYSEGNKMRYWSVLKDVNGNGSMSDPGDNMANYVWKHLFIYKDLEGTLPKDWSIKKRIFIGKDIMVPVDAGPSGKPLAGGYLDYAGDNGGNIVFTDSMIPEVKNIAIKLTASNIWDALGLPLTAFYDSTRKGTIRTITDRDFQPYQYSTVQLHDASGNPILVEGKKVEFFGTNPVDIPNCVMCHSGEGKAAKLSRASGLTLFEKEYAYWKKNYPDESDYMARLSSSSINLLELHDKMFKTTFLKDYNPDASSNRLGIVGSVNCADCHGDNVSGNLQEPRPGTTGYKAIKGRPLTEAIHAIHANFLSDMNDKAGRTVSCQACHPTHWQNPSMNNFETNPYQIIDSSGNNKYANSDQRKAGGGCYLRRDAHTNPAVKPPFFLNDLGKWYLYNVSMKDENDQPITEIRGLTCTNCHNQLSNELYNYDDLDNVVTQDGKTLRNKPVEEIVKTLAGNDLQRFQDMADPRIKNGNNPLYEFYNNHKGAVLVKATKAANGKLKLLAWNAKEGNPVPYDSASGGSDWWLAAAEPKCASCHAAPFVESEGGKYFPVDQPRKYALYRFSKAHGKIACQSCHESIHGLYPVRADGEDKSIDLTTYQQALQYSADGRYAGPVSCSACHTVNGKGVPVQLLGTEYENDYWASVVLLHFMREGDEKLSIKDLVQKYPYSKSRQIVSESWK; encoded by the coding sequence ATGAAAAAAACAACAAATAGTCTGCTTGCCCTGTTAATTTTTCCCTCTTTTATTGCCGCCGCCGCTTCAGTTACGGATTACAACCCCAGTCCCCCTTTTGAACTAAGCCAACTAAAACCGGTAGAACTTAAAGACGAAATCAACAAAAAGACCATACAAGCTTATCAGCCAAAAAATCCCTACAACATTTTCATCAACTATGAGCTTGGAATGCATTGCGTAGGTTTTGACATTTCCTATTGCTGTGTCATTCCCCCTTATAACTCTATCCAGGCTCAAGCGGTAGAATCGGGGATGGATGGGAAAAAACCCAAGCTTCTTACTCCAGAAGATAAAATCAAGCTCTACTACTATTTGAAAGACAACAGCTATTCGGAAGGGAACAAGATGAGGTATTGGTCTGTCCTTAAAGATGTCAACGGGAATGGGAGCATGTCCGATCCCGGTGATAACATGGCCAATTACGTATGGAAGCACCTTTTCATTTACAAGGACCTGGAGGGAACCCTTCCCAAGGACTGGTCGATAAAGAAAAGAATCTTTATCGGCAAAGATATCATGGTTCCCGTTGATGCCGGGCCTTCTGGTAAACCTTTAGCCGGCGGCTACCTTGATTACGCGGGGGACAATGGAGGAAACATCGTCTTTACCGATTCGATGATCCCGGAGGTCAAAAATATCGCCATTAAATTAACCGCGTCCAATATTTGGGATGCCTTGGGACTTCCTTTAACCGCTTTTTATGACTCGACGAGGAAAGGGACGATAAGGACAATTACCGATAGAGACTTTCAACCTTACCAATATTCCACCGTCCAACTCCACGACGCTTCGGGAAATCCAATCCTTGTCGAAGGGAAAAAAGTTGAATTTTTTGGTACCAACCCGGTAGATATTCCCAATTGTGTCATGTGCCATTCCGGCGAGGGTAAGGCAGCCAAGCTCTCAAGGGCCTCTGGCTTAACCCTCTTCGAAAAAGAATACGCGTATTGGAAAAAAAATTATCCCGATGAATCCGATTACATGGCCAGGCTTTCCTCTTCCTCGATCAATCTTCTTGAACTTCACGATAAGATGTTCAAAACGACTTTTCTCAAAGACTATAATCCGGATGCTTCCTCAAACAGGCTTGGCATAGTGGGATCCGTAAATTGTGCAGACTGTCATGGAGATAATGTTTCAGGGAACCTCCAAGAACCAAGGCCGGGAACAACAGGCTATAAAGCCATAAAAGGGAGGCCGCTAACCGAGGCCATACACGCCATTCATGCCAATTTCCTTTCCGACATGAATGATAAGGCGGGTAGGACGGTAAGTTGTCAAGCTTGCCATCCCACCCACTGGCAAAATCCATCCATGAATAATTTCGAAACCAACCCTTATCAAATTATAGATTCAAGCGGTAACAACAAGTATGCCAACTCCGACCAAAGAAAAGCCGGAGGGGGATGCTACCTCCGGAGAGATGCGCACACCAATCCGGCAGTCAAACCTCCCTTCTTTTTGAACGACCTAGGAAAGTGGTATTTATACAACGTGAGTATGAAGGATGAAAATGACCAACCCATTACGGAAATAAGGGGACTTACCTGCACAAATTGCCATAACCAGCTTTCCAACGAACTTTACAACTACGATGACTTGGACAACGTCGTTACCCAAGATGGAAAGACCTTGAGGAACAAACCCGTAGAAGAAATCGTCAAGACCCTTGCCGGCAACGATCTCCAAAGGTTCCAGGACATGGCCGATCCAAGAATCAAAAACGGGAACAATCCTCTCTATGAATTTTACAACAACCATAAGGGAGCAGTCCTCGTTAAAGCTACAAAAGCGGCCAATGGCAAACTCAAACTCCTTGCATGGAATGCCAAGGAAGGTAATCCTGTTCCTTACGATAGTGCTTCCGGAGGGAGCGATTGGTGGCTTGCCGCGGCTGAACCTAAATGTGCCAGCTGTCATGCCGCTCCCTTTGTTGAGAGTGAGGGAGGAAAGTATTTTCCCGTCGATCAACCCCGCAAATATGCCCTATACCGATTTTCAAAGGCTCATGGAAAGATCGCTTGCCAATCCTGCCACGAGTCGATTCATGGACTTTATCCCGTTAGAGCGGATGGCGAAGACAAATCCATAGACCTGACCACCTACCAGCAAGCCCTGCAATATTCCGCTGATGGCCGCTATGCAGGACCCGTTAGCTGTTCCGCTTGCCATACCGTTAATGGGAAAGGGGTACCTGTACAACTTTTAGGAACGGAATACGAAAACGATTACTGGGCTTCGGTCGTCCTCCTCCATTTCATGAGGGAAGGAGATGAAAAATTATCCATAAAAGACCTGGTTCAGAAATATCCCTATAGTAAGTCGAGGCAAATCGTTTCCGAAAGTTGGAAGTAA
- a CDS encoding GYD domain-containing protein yields MATFIILSKLTPESMKEPSEIKNLSQVVSSKIKEECPGIKWKESYATLGEYDIVDIVEANDMAEVEKAAMILRGYGKEITETMSAVPWDEFVSSIAHKT; encoded by the coding sequence ATGGCCACATTCATCATCTTAAGCAAGCTTACCCCTGAAAGCATGAAAGAACCTTCAGAAATCAAGAACTTATCTCAAGTTGTTTCAAGTAAAATTAAAGAAGAATGTCCGGGCATTAAGTGGAAAGAAAGCTATGCAACGCTGGGAGAATATGACATCGTGGATATCGTGGAAGCCAATGATATGGCAGAAGTAGAAAAGGCGGCAATGATTCTTAGGGGTTATGGGAAAGAAATCACAGAAACGATGTCTGCCGTCCCCTGGGATGAGTTTGTTTCTTCGATTGCGCATAAGACATAG